In a genomic window of Thiolapillus brandeum:
- the rlmH gene encoding 23S rRNA (pseudouridine(1915)-N(3))-methyltransferase RlmH, with protein sequence MKIHLIAIGDKMPRWVQEGYQEYARRMPSKCALKLVEISARHRGKNADIARITRDEGRAMLAAIPAGSRVIALEVKGKTWSTEDLSLQLDNWMGSGQDISLLVGGPEGLAQECRERADMLWSLSPLTLPHPLVRVVVAEQLYRALSILRNHPYHRG encoded by the coding sequence ATGAAAATCCACCTCATTGCCATTGGCGACAAAATGCCCCGCTGGGTACAGGAAGGCTATCAGGAGTACGCCCGGCGCATGCCTTCGAAATGTGCCCTGAAGCTTGTGGAGATCAGCGCCCGGCACCGGGGCAAGAACGCTGATATTGCCCGCATCACCCGGGATGAAGGCCGCGCCATGTTGGCAGCCATTCCTGCCGGGAGCCGGGTCATCGCCCTGGAGGTAAAGGGAAAAACCTGGAGCACGGAGGATCTGTCCCTCCAATTGGACAACTGGATGGGATCAGGGCAGGACATCAGTCTGCTGGTGGGTGGGCCAGAGGGATTGGCACAGGAATGCCGGGAGCGGGCGGATATGCTCTGGTCCCTGTCGCCGTTGACGCTGCCTCACCCGCTGGTGCGGGTGGTGGTGGCGGAGCAGCTGTATCGCGCATTGAGCATTTTACGCAATCATCCTTATCACAGAGGCTGA
- the polA gene encoding DNA polymerase I, giving the protein MSKNPDLILVDGSSYLFRAYHALPPLTNSRGEPTGAIVGVVNMLRKLIKDYHPKYMAVVFDAPGKTFRDDLYDQYKAHRPPVPEDLKAQIDRLHEIVRAMGLPLLVVDDVEADDVIGTLTRQAAEQGMTALVSTGDKDMAQLVNDHVSLIDTMSNRYLDADGVEEKFGVKPGQIIDYLALMGDSSDNIPGVPKCGPKTAAKWLARYGSLDELVAHADEIKGKIGENLRAFLPQLPLSKALTTIKTDVPLDLCPEDLKPARPDVERLRELYQRIEANRLLSALEEENGAGEEVPETAAPGHYELILEKEDFDRWLEQLRQASLFAFDTETTSLDYMQAELVGLSFAVKAGEAAYVPVAHDYPGAPVQLDRDWVLARLRPLLEDSGQAKLGQNLKYDMSILARYGIEMEGIAYDTMLESYVLDSTATRHDMDSLAKKYLGHDTISFTDIAGKGARQLTFNQIDLEQAAPYAAEDADITLRLHEALWSRLEQEPGLSEVFRNIEMPLVPVLSRMERTGVLIDTALLEKQSAELAQKLHDLEQHAYEIAGHTFNLGSPKQIGHVFFEELGMEVVKKTPKGAPSTSEEVLQILADKGEELPAVILEHRGLAKLKSTYVDKLPEMVDPDTGRVHTSYHQAVAATGRLSSSDPNLQNIPVRTEEGRRIRKAFIPESGWKMLAADYSQIELRIMAHLSGDKGLLRAFEQGLDIHRATAAEVFGFDSPEAVDSEARRRAKAINFGLIYGMSAFGLAKQLGIGRQEAQEYVELYFQRYPGVREFMDRTREEAHEQGYVETLFGRRLYLPEINSRNGMRRAAAERTAINAPMQGTAADIIKRAMNRMDAWLEKEHPRVRMIMQVHDELVFEVEASELKAVTMQVRDIMEHAAELAVPLVVDVGVGDNWEEAH; this is encoded by the coding sequence ATGTCCAAGAACCCCGATCTCATCCTGGTGGACGGTTCGTCCTACCTGTTTCGCGCCTATCATGCCCTGCCGCCTCTGACCAACTCCCGGGGGGAGCCTACGGGAGCCATCGTGGGCGTGGTGAACATGCTGCGCAAGCTCATCAAGGATTACCACCCCAAGTACATGGCGGTGGTGTTCGATGCGCCGGGAAAGACCTTCCGTGATGACCTGTACGACCAGTACAAGGCCCACCGGCCCCCGGTCCCGGAGGACCTCAAGGCGCAGATCGACCGCCTGCACGAGATCGTACGGGCCATGGGCTTGCCCCTGCTGGTGGTGGATGACGTTGAAGCGGATGACGTTATCGGAACCCTCACCCGCCAGGCGGCGGAGCAGGGGATGACCGCCCTGGTGTCCACCGGTGACAAGGACATGGCGCAGCTGGTAAACGATCATGTGAGCCTCATCGACACCATGAGCAACCGCTACCTGGATGCCGATGGCGTGGAGGAAAAATTCGGTGTAAAGCCCGGGCAGATCATCGACTACCTGGCCCTCATGGGGGACAGCTCGGACAATATCCCCGGAGTGCCCAAGTGCGGCCCCAAGACGGCGGCCAAGTGGCTGGCCCGGTACGGCAGCCTGGATGAACTGGTGGCCCATGCCGATGAGATCAAGGGCAAGATCGGTGAGAACCTGCGTGCCTTTTTGCCGCAGCTGCCTCTGTCCAAGGCGCTGACCACTATCAAGACCGATGTGCCTCTGGACCTGTGTCCAGAAGACCTCAAGCCCGCCCGCCCGGATGTGGAGCGCCTGCGGGAGTTGTATCAGCGTATCGAGGCCAACCGCCTGCTCTCTGCCCTGGAAGAAGAAAATGGCGCCGGGGAGGAAGTGCCCGAGACGGCTGCCCCTGGCCACTATGAACTGATTCTGGAGAAGGAGGATTTTGACCGCTGGCTGGAGCAGCTGCGCCAGGCCTCCCTGTTTGCCTTCGATACGGAGACCACCAGCCTGGACTACATGCAGGCCGAACTGGTGGGCCTGTCTTTTGCAGTGAAGGCAGGAGAGGCGGCCTATGTTCCAGTGGCCCATGATTACCCCGGTGCTCCGGTACAGTTGGATCGGGACTGGGTGCTGGCCAGGCTAAGGCCTCTTCTGGAAGATTCCGGGCAGGCGAAACTGGGGCAGAATCTCAAGTACGACATGAGTATCCTGGCCCGTTACGGCATCGAAATGGAAGGCATCGCCTATGACACCATGCTGGAGTCCTATGTGCTGGATTCCACCGCCACCCGGCATGACATGGATTCCCTGGCGAAGAAATACCTCGGGCATGACACCATCAGCTTCACGGATATTGCGGGCAAGGGCGCCAGGCAGCTCACTTTCAACCAGATCGACCTGGAACAGGCGGCGCCCTACGCGGCGGAAGATGCGGATATCACCCTGAGACTGCATGAAGCCCTGTGGTCCCGCCTGGAACAGGAGCCTGGGCTGAGTGAGGTGTTCCGGAACATTGAAATGCCCCTGGTGCCGGTGCTTTCGCGCATGGAGCGCACCGGGGTGCTCATCGACACGGCCTTGCTGGAAAAGCAGAGTGCCGAGCTGGCGCAGAAGCTCCATGATCTGGAGCAACATGCCTACGAGATTGCCGGCCATACTTTCAACCTGGGTTCTCCCAAGCAGATCGGTCATGTGTTCTTCGAGGAGCTGGGCATGGAAGTGGTGAAGAAGACCCCCAAGGGCGCGCCTTCCACTTCCGAGGAGGTATTGCAGATTCTTGCGGACAAGGGCGAGGAACTGCCGGCAGTGATCCTGGAACACAGAGGCCTGGCCAAGCTCAAGTCCACCTATGTGGACAAGCTGCCGGAGATGGTGGATCCGGATACGGGCCGGGTGCATACCAGCTATCATCAGGCCGTGGCCGCCACTGGGCGCCTGAGTTCGTCCGATCCCAACCTGCAGAACATTCCTGTACGCACGGAAGAAGGGCGGCGTATCCGCAAGGCTTTCATTCCCGAGTCAGGCTGGAAGATGCTGGCGGCGGACTACTCCCAGATCGAGTTGCGCATCATGGCGCATTTGTCCGGGGACAAGGGTTTGCTCCGGGCTTTCGAACAGGGGCTGGACATTCACCGGGCCACGGCAGCGGAAGTCTTTGGTTTCGATTCCCCGGAGGCCGTGGACAGTGAAGCGCGGCGCCGGGCCAAGGCCATCAACTTCGGCCTCATCTATGGCATGTCCGCCTTTGGTCTGGCGAAGCAGCTGGGCATTGGCCGCCAGGAAGCCCAGGAATACGTGGAGCTGTATTTCCAGCGCTATCCCGGCGTTCGCGAGTTCATGGATCGCACCCGGGAAGAAGCCCATGAGCAGGGTTATGTGGAAACTCTGTTCGGGCGCCGCCTTTACCTGCCGGAGATTAACTCCCGCAACGGCATGCGCCGCGCCGCTGCCGAACGCACCGCCATCAATGCTCCCATGCAGGGCACGGCGGCGGACATCATCAAGCGCGCCATGAACCGCATGGATGCCTGGCTGGAAAAAGAGCATCCCCGGGTACGTATGATCATGCAGGTGCATGATGAACTGGTGTTCGAGGTCGAGGCCTCTGAACTCAAAGCAGTGACGATGCAGGTGCGCGACATCATGGAGCATGCGGCAGAGCTGGCGGTTCCCCTGGTGGTGGATGTTGGTGTCGGAGACAACTGGGAAGAAGCCCACTGA
- a CDS encoding DUF6498-containing protein gives MPLSASRLEALFADNSLWGLLLANLVTIVLAVLQGWDLLLVMWVYWCQSVIIGIFNFWRMLTLKKFTTKGLKMNGSPVAATDSTRRQVSFFFLFHYGFFHLVYLIFLLAGSTEGERPDFFSPGPLLMVLLFFINHAWSFFSNRKREAEAVPNIGTLMFLPYARIIPMHLTLVLGGVLISGRFWLVLFLALKTGADLIAHVAEHARLRRTSTSEKSSFD, from the coding sequence ATGCCACTCAGCGCCAGCCGCCTGGAGGCTTTGTTCGCCGACAACTCCCTGTGGGGGTTGTTGTTGGCCAATCTGGTGACCATTGTCCTGGCCGTGCTCCAGGGCTGGGATCTGCTTCTGGTGATGTGGGTGTACTGGTGCCAGAGCGTGATCATAGGAATCTTCAACTTCTGGCGCATGCTGACTCTGAAGAAATTCACCACCAAGGGCTTGAAAATGAACGGTTCGCCCGTTGCTGCCACGGACAGCACCCGGCGTCAGGTATCATTCTTCTTCTTGTTTCATTACGGTTTTTTTCACCTGGTTTACCTGATCTTTCTATTGGCGGGAAGCACCGAAGGAGAGCGTCCGGATTTCTTTTCTCCGGGGCCTTTGCTGATGGTGCTGCTGTTCTTTATCAATCATGCCTGGTCATTTTTCAGCAACCGAAAACGAGAGGCGGAAGCAGTGCCCAATATTGGCACCCTCATGTTTCTGCCCTATGCGCGTATCATCCCCATGCATTTGACTCTGGTGCTGGGAGGGGTCCTCATATCCGGCAGATTTTGGCTGGTTCTCTTCCTGGCACTCAAAACAGGAGCGGATCTGATTGCTCATGTTGCAGAACATGCCCGGCTAAGAAGGACTTCCACCTCGGAAAAGTCATCCTTCGATTGA